A region from the Gigantopelta aegis isolate Gae_Host unplaced genomic scaffold, Gae_host_genome scaffold71, whole genome shotgun sequence genome encodes:
- the LOC121367232 gene encoding uncharacterized protein K02A2.6-like: MAKVDRLVEKYKSVFQSDRGTLKDIKATLNLKADVQPKFMKARSVPYSIKPKVEAEIEKLVSDGILTKVNYSEWATPVVPVIKQDGSVRLCGDFKVTVNPVLEVDQYPLPRIEDIFASLAGGQRFSKIDLRQAYLQMEVDEVT; this comes from the coding sequence ATGGCAAAAGTAGACCGACTTGTTGAGAAATACAAGTCTGTATTTCAGAGTGACAGGGGTACTCTAAAAGACATTAAAGCAACACTGAACTTGAAAGCGGACGTGCAACCCAAGTTCATGAAAGCAAGATCCGTTCCATATTCCATCAAGCCAAAGGTGGAGGCAGAAATTGAAAAGTTAGTAAGTGATGGAATACTTACTAAAGTCAATTACAGCGAATGGGCCACACCAGTTGTGCCTGTTATTAAACAGGATGGATCTGTAAGATTGTGTGGGGATTTCAAAGTCACAGTAAACCCAGTGCTAGAAGTTGATCAGTACCCTTTGCCACGCATTGAGGACATATTTGCATCACTAGCTGGTGGTCAGCGTTTTTCAAAGATAGATCTGCGTCAGGCTTATCTACAGATGGAAGTTGATGAAGTCACGTga